One part of the Drosophila kikkawai strain 14028-0561.14 chromosome 4, DkikHiC1v2, whole genome shotgun sequence genome encodes these proteins:
- the Rnf11 gene encoding RING finger protein 11, with product MGNCLKTSSSSDDISLLRGNDGVNSSYNETQQALNHQVEQYQRVFHPTSTSTPSIIRQQEHLTENEDHVKLAKRIGLMQHLPFGTYDGSSKKARECVICMAEFCVDETVRYLPCMHIYHVHCIDDWLMRSLTCPSCLEPVDAALLTSYETT from the exons ATGGGAAATTGCTTGAAAACAAGCAGCTCTTCCGATGACATTTCACTTTTGCGAGGCAACGACGGTGTTAATAGTTCTTACAACGAAACACAACAGGCACTAAATCAT CAGGTTGAACAATATCAACGTGTATTTCACCCCACGAGCACCTCTACTCCATCTATCATTCGACAACAAGAACACCTAACAGAGAACGAGGATCACGTGAAGCTGGCAAAGCGAATTGGCTTAATGCAACATTTGCCCTTTGGGACATACGATGGAAGTTCGAAAAAGGCTCGAGAATGTGTAATTTGCATGGCAGAATTTTGCGTGGACGAAACTGTGCGCTATCTGCCCTGCATGCATATTTATCATGTCCATTGCATAGACGATTGGTTAATGCGAAGTTTAACATGCCCGAGTTGCTTGGAGCCCGTCGATGCTGCCTTACTCACTAGCTATGAGACAACATAG
- the Gar1 gene encoding H/ACA ribonucleoprotein complex subunit 1 encodes MGFGRPRGGGSGRGFRGGGGGGFNRGGPRGGRGTFDNGPPDRVIPLGNFVYSCQNDLVCKVGIQDVPYFNAPIFLENKEQIGKIDEIFGTVRDYFVSVKLSDNVYANSFNPNQSLYIDPGKLLPIARFLPKPPQPKGALKKCSRGGTGGNSGFRGGLSRGGSAGRGVARGGGKNNFGSGGGFRGRGGGGGGFNRGRGGGSSGGRGRW; translated from the exons ATGGGATTTGGACGGCCTCGTGGTGGTGGCTCTGGCAGAGGATTTCGtggcggcggaggcggaggattTAACAGAGGTGGCCCTCGTGGTGGACGAGGAACATTTGATAATG GCCCACCAGATCGTGTTATTCCATTGGGTAACTTTGTTTACTCCTGCCAAAACGATCTGGTCTGCAAAGTTGGAATTCAAGATGTTCCGTATTTTAATGCTCCCATATTTCTtgaaaataaagaacaaaTAGGAAAGATTGACGAAATATTTGGAACAGTTCGTGATTACTTCGTATCCGTGAAATTGTCGGATAATGTTTATGCCAATAGCTTTAATCCGAATCAATCTTTATATATCGATCCTGGCAAACTATTGCCAATCGCTAGATTTCTACCTAAGCCCCCACAACCGAAGGGAGCTCTAAAAAAGTGCAGTCGCGGTGGAACTGGAGGTAATTCTGGCTTTCGAGGAGGGTTATCTCGCGGTGGATCAG CTGGTCGCGGCGTTGCGCGAGGTGgcggaaaaaataattttggaaGCGGCGGTGGATTTAGAGGGCGTGGCGGTGGCGGAGGTGGATTCAATAGAGGAAGAGGAGGTGGCTCCTCTGGTGGACGCGGGCGTTGGTAG